Below is a window of Candidatus Endomicrobium procryptotermitis DNA.
GTATAGCCGGCGGAAAAAATATCGGCATACTTTTTAAAAATGGCAAAATAATAGGAAAAGTAAGGCCGGAAAAATGGGTAAAAACACTTGTTGTTATGTTAAAAGATTTTTATGAGTAGAAAATTTAAGAGGTAAATAAAATGGCAGACATTTATTTGACAAGAGAAGGTAGAGAAAAACTGATAAAAGAGCTTGAAGAGCTTCAAAAAAGAAAACCGCTTATACAGGATGAAATTGCGCGTGCAAGAGAGCACGGAGATTTAAGGGAAAATGCCGAATATCATGCGGCTAAAGAAACGCTTACGAATCTTATGAGACGCATAGCCGAAATCGATTCAAAAATATCAAGGTCAAAAATAGTAGAAGACTTACACATTGATGCGGATAAAGTTTTTATAGGCGTTACGGTTACCATACTAGACGAAGATGGAGACGAATACGAATATACTATAGTCGATCTTGAAGAAGCAAATCCGTCCGAAAACAAAATTTCAGTTCAGTCCCCGCTTGTGCAGGGTTTGCTCGGACACAAAGAAGGTGAAACCTGCAAGGTCGAACTGCCTGCAGGCAAAGCGAAATTCAAGATATTGAAGATTAGGAGATAGAGGAAAAATGTATTTTTCTAAAATGCTTATACCCACTTTGAGAGAGGCTCCTTCGGATGCGGACACAGTGTCGGCAAAGCTTATGATAAGATCCGGAATGATACGCAAAGTGGCTTCTGGACTTTACGAATTTCTTCCTTTGGGTCTCAGGGTATTGAGGAAAGTCGAAAATATAATACGTGAAGAAATGAATGCGATTGACGGGCAGGAAGTGTTGCTGCCTCTCATATTTCCGAAAGAATTGTGGATTGAAACCGGAAGATGGAACGTTTACGGAAAAGAACTTTTTAGGTTAAAAGACAGAAAAGACGCTGAATTTTGTCTTTCTCCAACAGCGGAAGAATGCATAACGGATTTGATAAGAAAAGATATTAAATCCTATAAACAGCTTCCGATAATGCTCTATCAGTTTGGCAGAAAGTTCAGAGATGAAATACGTCCGAGATTCGGGGTAATGCGTTCAAGAGAGTTCATAATGAAAGACGGATACTCTTTTCATACGGATGAAGCGGATTTGGAGAAATATTATAAAAGAGCGTTTGAAGCCTATGCTAACATATGTGCCAGATGCGGTTTTAAATTCCGCGCGGTTGAAGCTGCTTCAGGAGCAATCGGAGGTTCTTTTTCGCATGAATTTATGGTTCTTGCACAAACCGGCGAAGAAGAAATAGTTTGGTGTACATGTGGTTACGGGGCGAATACGGAAAAAGCCGAATGTATGACCTGCGAAACAGATATTTCTGAAATGCTTGAAATGGAAGAAGTTTTAACTCCTAGCATAGGCTCGGTTGAAGAAGTGTCTAAATTTTTAAATGTATCGCCGGACAAATTTATAAAAACGATGATATATTCCGCTGATGGCGAAGCCGTAATTATATTGATAAGAGGCGATTTTGAAGTGAATGAAGTTAAGCTTCAAACATTTTTATGCTGTACGGAACTGAATCTGGCAGACGAAGCAGCAATAAACAAAATTACCGGTGCTCCTTTGGGATTTGCAGGTCCTGTAAACTTAAAAGAAAAAGTAAAAATTATCGCCGATCTTTCCGTATTGAATATCGTAAATGCCGTAATCGGAGCCAATAAAAAAGATTACCATTTGAAAAATGTAAATATAAACAGGGATTTTAAATATGATGCGACTGCCGATTTAAGAAAAATAACCGAAGGAGCCGTCTGTCCGAGATGCAAAAAAAACAAAGTGTCTTTTTCGAGAGGCATTGAAATCGGACATATATTTAAGCTCGGAACAAAATATTCTAAGTCCATGAACGTCTCGTATTTAGATACAAACGGAAAAGAAAATTTTATAGTTATGGGTTGTTACGGAATAGGGCTTACGAGGATTCTTGCGGCAACGATTGAACAATCGCATGACGATGATGGCATAATATGGCCTGACAATATGGCGCCTTTTGAAGTTATAATCATATCGGTTAATTATGATGATGAAAAGATAAAAGAAGTCGTTGAAAAGATTAATAATGAACTTTCGCTAAAAGGCATTGACATTTTGATAGACGACAGAGACGAAAGAGCCGGAATTAAGTTTAAAGATGCGGACTTGATAGGCATACCTTATAGAATAACAATCGGCGAAAAAAATCTTGCCATTGGAAAAGTTGAACTCAAGTCCAGAAGAGATGATAAAAATTCCATTAAATTGTTGACTCCACAAGAAGCTGTAAACGAAATTTTAAAAATATACGGCAAATAGGAATAAATTCTTATACCGGAGTTGTAGGTTTATTTGTTTGAAGAAAAGCCTGTGGCATATAAAAGAATATGCATTATGTTTTTTAAGTATAAAGGGAGATCAGATGAAAGATTTTTTTAAACTGAAAGAAAATAATACTACCATAACAACTGAAATTCTTGCGGGTCTTACTACGTTTTTTACAATGGCATATATCATTTTTGTAAATCCGTCTATTCTTTCGATAAATCAGGGAATGTCTTGGAATGGCGTATTTGTTGCGACCATCCTTGCTGCCGCTTTCGGAACGTTGCTTGTCGCTTTATATGCTAATGTGCCTTTTGGTCTTGCACCGGGAATGGGGTTAAACGCTTTTTTTACGTATACTTTGTGCAAACAAATAGGTTTTTCATGGCAGGAAGCTTTAGCGATAGTTTTCATATGCGGGTTGCTTATAGTTATCATAACAGTAACGAAACTCAGAAAAACAATCGTCTATGCCATACCAGATTTTTTAAAAGATTCCATAAGCTGCGGTATAGGAATGTTTATAGCGTATATAGGTTTAAAAAACGCGTCTTTTCTTACTTTTCTTTTTGATTCCGGAAGTTATAGTGTGCTTGCAAATGGCAGCGTTATTTCAAACAGTTCCGCCACACCTGCTTTGGCAATTTTTAATAATCCGCATGCAGTGCTCGGACTTATAGGACTCATAATTATGATGATACTTGTAGTAAAACGCGTAAAAGGAGCGATTTTTATAGGTATTATTTTGACGACGCTTGCGGGCATACCTTTGGGAATAGTGAATATTTCCGAAGTAAAATTATTTGATTTAAAAGCAATATCGTCTTTAAATAAAGTTGCTTTTGCGGCATTTAGCAGCTCAGGATTTCCTTCTCTTTTCTCGGATTTAAATAAAATAATTCTTACTGTTATCGCATCTTTGGCTTTATTTTTATCAATAACTTTTGATGCCATAGGCACTTTTATAGGAACTGGAAAAATAAGTGGAATCTTCAGCGATTCAGACGAAAAATCGGTTGTGGAAAAAAAAGGTTTTAGCACGAAATTTGAAAAAGCTTTATTTGCCGATGGCATAGCAAGTGCAGTTTGCGGGCTGTTTGGCACGAGCAGTGTTACAAGCTATGTCGAAAGCGCTTCGGGAATATCAATAGGCGGCAGAACAGGGTTGACGGGCGTTGTTATTGCTGTTTTGTTTTTGTTATGTCTTCCTTTTTCTGGACTTTTCAGCCTAGTTCCCCAGCAGGCTACTGCGCCGGCACTTATTATGGTGGGAATTATTATGATGTCATCATTAACAAAGATAAACTGGAAAGATTATGAAGAATCCATTCCGGCGTTTTTAACCATAGCGATTATGTCATTTGCGTTTAACATAAGTTATGGAATCGCCGCAGGCTTTATATTTTACTGCATAATAAAAGCCGTAAAAGGCAAAATAAAAGAAATACATCCGATACTTGCATGCGTTGCTTTACTATTTTTGATTAATTTTGTGATAGCAGCGTTCAGAAAATAACCTTGTCAAATATATAAAATAATGTCAGAAATCAATGCAAAAAAATATGATATTGCAGTTATAGGTTGCGGTCCCGGAGGTTTTACGGCTGCCGTGAGGGCAGCTCAGCTTGGTGCAAAAGTTGTCATAATCGAGAACTCTGAAATTGGCGGTACGTGTCTAAACTGCGGCTGCATTCCAACCAAATTTTTCTGGCAGGCTCTTAAAACAAAACAAAAAATACAAAAATCTTACGAATATGGTTTCAAAATAAATATGGAACCTTTTTCTTTTGCGGACATTGCTACAAAAAAAGATAAAAATATAGCAAATCTTCGCAAAGGTATGGAGCTGATTTTGTCATCTTACGGCATAACCCTCCTCAAAGGCAGAGCTTCTTTTAAAACCGATAATACTGTGCTTTCTGGAGAGAATGAAATTTATGCAGATAAAATCATAATCGCTTCGGGAACAAAGCCGTCTTCAATAAAAGCTCTTGATTTTGATGGTGGCAAGATAATCGATTCAACGCATGCTTTAAATCTTAAAGAGATACCTCAGACGCTTCTTGTGATAGGTGGCGGAGCTATAGGTGTTGAACTGTCAACTATATTTGCGGGTTTTGGCAGTAAGGTAACGATTGCGGAATATCGCGATAGGCTGATTCCCGGAGAAGATGCCGAACTTTCTGAAGAAATAAAGAAAAGTATGCAAAGACAGGGCATTGAAGTGTTGACGGAATGCAAAAATGCAGCTGATATGGCGGTCAGCTTTGAAAAAGTTTTGGCCGTTACTGGAAGAACTCCCTGCGGTGAACTTAATATTAAGGACATTTCGATAAATACCGATGAGAAAGGTTTTATAAAAACCGATGAATACTGCCGTACAAATATTGAAAATATTTATGCCGTCGGCGATATAACCGGAAAAAATCTGCTTGCTTATACCGCACAAAACGAAGGAGCGGTTGCGGCGGAAAACGCGGTTAAAGGAAATAGTATAAAAATCTGCGATTCTATTATTGTTCAGGCTGTTTTTTCAATACCGCAGTGCGCATCAGTAAAAGTTACGGATTTTGAGGATTACAAAGACATTGTCTATGGCAAATTTCCGTTTACGGCAAGCGCTCGTGCTTTTATCGAGGGAGAGAGAGTCGGATTTATAAAATGCGCTGTAGAAAAAAATACTAAAAAACTTTTGGGCTTTTGGATTGTCGGAGTACATGCGGAAGAAATTATCAATACTGCCGCTGTGGTATTAAAAAGTAAAATGAATCGTATGTACAGGGAAAGCTTGTTTCACCCTTCTTTAAGTGAAGGGCTGCTGAACGCTTATGAAGACGCCTTAGGCAAATGTACGGA
It encodes the following:
- the greA gene encoding transcription elongation factor GreA; the encoded protein is MADIYLTREGREKLIKELEELQKRKPLIQDEIARAREHGDLRENAEYHAAKETLTNLMRRIAEIDSKISRSKIVEDLHIDADKVFIGVTVTILDEDGDEYEYTIVDLEEANPSENKISVQSPLVQGLLGHKEGETCKVELPAGKAKFKILKIRR
- a CDS encoding proline--tRNA ligase; amino-acid sequence: MYFSKMLIPTLREAPSDADTVSAKLMIRSGMIRKVASGLYEFLPLGLRVLRKVENIIREEMNAIDGQEVLLPLIFPKELWIETGRWNVYGKELFRLKDRKDAEFCLSPTAEECITDLIRKDIKSYKQLPIMLYQFGRKFRDEIRPRFGVMRSREFIMKDGYSFHTDEADLEKYYKRAFEAYANICARCGFKFRAVEAASGAIGGSFSHEFMVLAQTGEEEIVWCTCGYGANTEKAECMTCETDISEMLEMEEVLTPSIGSVEEVSKFLNVSPDKFIKTMIYSADGEAVIILIRGDFEVNEVKLQTFLCCTELNLADEAAINKITGAPLGFAGPVNLKEKVKIIADLSVLNIVNAVIGANKKDYHLKNVNINRDFKYDATADLRKITEGAVCPRCKKNKVSFSRGIEIGHIFKLGTKYSKSMNVSYLDTNGKENFIVMGCYGIGLTRILAATIEQSHDDDGIIWPDNMAPFEVIIISVNYDDEKIKEVVEKINNELSLKGIDILIDDRDERAGIKFKDADLIGIPYRITIGEKNLAIGKVELKSRRDDKNSIKLLTPQEAVNEILKIYGK
- a CDS encoding NCS2 family permease, translating into MKDFFKLKENNTTITTEILAGLTTFFTMAYIIFVNPSILSINQGMSWNGVFVATILAAAFGTLLVALYANVPFGLAPGMGLNAFFTYTLCKQIGFSWQEALAIVFICGLLIVIITVTKLRKTIVYAIPDFLKDSISCGIGMFIAYIGLKNASFLTFLFDSGSYSVLANGSVISNSSATPALAIFNNPHAVLGLIGLIIMMILVVKRVKGAIFIGIILTTLAGIPLGIVNISEVKLFDLKAISSLNKVAFAAFSSSGFPSLFSDLNKIILTVIASLALFLSITFDAIGTFIGTGKISGIFSDSDEKSVVEKKGFSTKFEKALFADGIASAVCGLFGTSSVTSYVESASGISIGGRTGLTGVVIAVLFLLCLPFSGLFSLVPQQATAPALIMVGIIMMSSLTKINWKDYEESIPAFLTIAIMSFAFNISYGIAAGFIFYCIIKAVKGKIKEIHPILACVALLFLINFVIAAFRK
- a CDS encoding NAD(P)/FAD-dependent oxidoreductase: MSEINAKKYDIAVIGCGPGGFTAAVRAAQLGAKVVIIENSEIGGTCLNCGCIPTKFFWQALKTKQKIQKSYEYGFKINMEPFSFADIATKKDKNIANLRKGMELILSSYGITLLKGRASFKTDNTVLSGENEIYADKIIIASGTKPSSIKALDFDGGKIIDSTHALNLKEIPQTLLVIGGGAIGVELSTIFAGFGSKVTIAEYRDRLIPGEDAELSEEIKKSMQRQGIEVLTECKNAADMAVSFEKVLAVTGRTPCGELNIKDISINTDEKGFIKTDEYCRTNIENIYAVGDITGKNLLAYTAQNEGAVAAENAVKGNSIKICDSIIVQAVFSIPQCASVKVTDFEDYKDIVYGKFPFTASARAFIEGERVGFIKCAVEKNTKKLLGFWIVGVHAEEIINTAAVVLKSKMNRMYRESLFHPSLSEGLLNAYEDALGKCTEIIKRK